Sequence from the Cucurbita pepo subsp. pepo cultivar mu-cu-16 chromosome LG02, ASM280686v2, whole genome shotgun sequence genome:
CCAAGTCGTGTCTCGAGATTGAGATTAGACTTGGTGGGCTATTAAGGCTTAAACTCATCTCCTCCAAGCCCTTTATTATTCTAATAGTTCTTCTCGTATTAGTATTAACGTACTAATACACATACTCGAAGAAAATAAGcatcaaaatgatattttcacAAACATTTTAAAGTCCACCAATTTTAAAGAGTAAAATTagatttctcttctttcaaagaaaaagaaaaataaaaattcaaacttggATTGCCTATTATTTCCAAGACGTATGAGAAAAGTTCTCCAAATGGAATAGAATTCGTCCAAATTAAGTTCCAATGGCTGGTTTTATTATTGCAATTTGTGAACACAATCAATTCAAACATATAAGGCTGTTTTGGTTTGAAAGGTAAACCTTgcaatttcaataatatcatgATTATCATAAAAGACTTAAGACTAAGACTCTATCAATCTCCGTCTGTCTCCCAGAGATTTAAACAGGATCAAGAACAATATAGTCTCCGTTCCACTCCAACTAACGGGGAGAAATCACTCTCCGGTCCTTCTCTATTACCCAGATCGGGATCCTCTAATCTCATTCAAGGAAAATCCCCACCAATTAAATGAAACTCGAAACTCGAAAGTCATGAAAAGAGAATCCAAAGAGAAAATGGAACACATCTCAGAGGCAGCAGCAACAACATAAATGCTCATGTCCACTGCAAACACAGTGAATCACATTCAAATGAACCATAATTTCACATCAACTCAGCGCAGCAGCTTTAATGGCAATTCTctattatttacattaaaagaCAGCCAGTTGGAGAAGACATAATTTAGCTCTGTCATTTACAAAGGAACCATTACAAAGGAACCCTTAAATGAAACGCCATTAAAACACCTTATCTACACTTCACCCATTAATGAAACTTCCAacagaaataaaagaataaactGCAAACCAGAGAGTCGACCAAAGTTCCTATTATTCCTTACCTCTCTAATCAAACAAATCACATATGCCTTCAAAATCATCCTCCACCTCCACGCCACTTTCATGGTTATTTACAGACTTGGGTTGACAACACTCCATGCTTAAGCTCTCTGTACAATTATTTACATTATCGAGCTCGGGATGCGACGACCTTGGGCCTTCATAGCCATTTACAACGCCCTTGGTTTCTGTCACCATTTTGTAACCATGCTTACCCGTTCCTTTAGGTCCGTTGCTGATAACCGACCCATCGGGACTCACATCGTTCCTCCTTGATTgccttccattttcaaatagGTCGGACTTCTGGTGTAGCAATAGTTGGTCACTGTTCCTATTTAAAGACCTGAATTTCAGAGGAGTAATttgataagaaacaaaaatcagGTGTCGTGCGATAGCGATAGCAGGCGTTCTGTTCATATATAATCTACGACGACGTTGAGCTCATCATCAAAGCATAAAAGATTACGTTCATCGACATATCTAAAATTTACCTCACCTTGTCTGTGAGATTATAGGTGACTGAAGATGGTTAAAAACTGGAACTAGGTCCTTCGACCGAGCTTCAACCATACGAGTCGGGATCCTTTCAATTTCGGTTTCTCCTAGTTGATCTGTTTCATCACCTTTGACACCATCTCTTGCCATCACTTGAAAATATATCtgttcatcaataaaaaaaggaatgcAGGAAtgtaaatatcaaacaaatgaGACATATATCTTGAAGAGATACGAGTCAAACAGCAAGTACCTCGGGTTTTGTCCACAGCGGAGTACGGTCAGCATGCATCTGCAGTTCCGCTTCCGAGATATACAAGTGGTGTTGTTCCTCCGTGCAAGTCTTTGCCTTCGAGACAGTGCCACTAGCTTCAAGAACAATAGGCTTTCCATTCATTTCTCCACAGTAATTTTTATTGCAATCTAAAGCTCCATTGTCACCGTATATGTCAACGTTATTATCTCGGGCCCTACGGTTTTGTTTCTGAGAAATATTCCATTTCTGAACTGCTTCAACTGCTACTCTTGCATCGAACTCAGGAACTAAGTCGAGAGCTGTGCTGGATATCGGTAAAGCTATGGCTGAATCTAAACCCACTCGCAACACGTACTGTATCATACTTCCAGTTGGAGTAAAAACTAATATGTGGTACCTAGCCTCGGACGATCCATGGTCCACAGGAAAAGCATTTCCCTTGCAGTTGTGGAAAGCTGAAGCGATAGCTCCCGTAACAGAACCGATTCTACCCGTAGCAGCAGCTGCAGCACTACTAACAGTGCCTCGCCAGCCATTACTTCCATGATGTATTCTACTAACAGCAGAAAGCGTCATCGGACCTCCAGTAGCACATTCATTCTGCTTACGAGGCATGTGTAAACCAGAATCGACCAACCGAACGGTTTGTCTTGCGGGAACTACTAACCCATCAGTTCTGATAGCAGAACTAGTAGATGGGACCTGTCCTCCAGCAGGGTTTATAGCAAAGAGATGACTCGTCCCTCTGGACGAACTAATCATGATCCAGTTGCTATCATAGCTGAAACTGATGTCTTGTATGACCTGATAATAGATCGAAAAACACGATTACGACACTGAAAACGTCACaacaatgaaataaaattgcaTTCCTCTTACTGCATTAGTGAAGCCTCGTTGGAGTCTGTAGAGATGGCGATAAGACGCACCAGTACTAGACACAGGTGAATTCGAACTCGAACTCGGCGTAATGTTGAAAACATTTATGTTATGACCCTGAATAGAAGCTGTCACCAAGATGGTGCCGCTCGGATCAAAGCACAAAGCAGAAATAGGGCTCTTATGAGCCCGAAACTGCGTGATAACCGATTTGCTGATAATGTCTTTCACAATAACCTGATATCGAAAAGCACGAGATGTTATCACTTTAAATCTTTTTACCATCATAGCTAAATCAATTCAATTGCATAATCAATACTCAATCAGAGAAAACACAGACCATTCCAACACTATCTGCATCAGCCACATGATCTTTAAGATATCCAATACCATTCAAACCATGAGCTCCAGGTTGATGAGAATTGTTGCTATCGGGCAAGAGCTCCGAGTAATATCTCGATAGCTTCTTAATACCCTTATCACCGATGGTAACAAGGCCAGCTGCAAGTTGCTTACTCGATTCCTTCGCATAGTGAGCAACTAAACTTCCattcaaagaagaatgagataAACTAGCAGAAGGTTTTAAGTGTTGTGGTGTCACTCGCCCTACATTCGACGCGGTGATCGGACTTCCACTATAAGCCAGCCACCGGGGTCCCAACGCAAGAGGTCCATAACCGATACCTCCTCCAGAACCCAGAAATCCAGAAGCAACAGGATTTGTATGAATGATATGTTCTGTCTCCAAAGTTGTAGCATTGATGCAGTGTATCTGTGGGACAAAGAACTCAAATTCCCAACCAAACAGACTACATTTATGTTTGATGTTTTACAAGGACGAATAATAAGACTGCAGCTGCTCGAGTGAGCAAACGTACCTGTGTAACGAGAGAAATGGCAACAACCAGGGGACTGCATCTCACAGAATAAACAACCGATCTAAATTTGAGCTCGTGCACGTAGGTTTGAGATTTCAAGGAATAAAACCTAACAAAAGTAGGCATAAAACCGGCATCGGCTAGTTCCTGGACCTTTGGAACGGCAGCATTGCCAGAAGTTGCTATTCGATCCTGAATTTTAAAACCAGCAGTAATGGAACCATAAGCAGAAAGCACCAGCAATGGTCTACTTTCTGTAAACTTATCACCCGATCTCATTGACGGTATTGGTCTGGGCAACACTTGCATGTACGAAACAGAACCATCGTAACGAGAAACCAGGTCTTGGACATTATTTGCTTCCTCAACGTCCCAAACCTGGAAACCCGACCGATAACCTAACAGAAGAACCGATCGAACGACATTGTCGTCCCATTCTAACTTGTCAAAACCAGCCCAGTTCACCTTTATCATATAACAATGAAACTAAGAATCAATAATCACCCATTTATCcagagaaaaacaagaacaaaatgaaaaggtGCTAACATCATACCGATCGAACTACAAAAAATTGGCAAGAATTACCAAATTTCTGAAACCATCAAGAACTTAGAGATTAGAACTCCTTTGTCAAATCAAGAACAGTACAAGGATGGGCTACAACGCTCATAATAAAGTGACTACACATTCCACAAACACAATTACATCGAATAACAGAGCTGCAAATGTTGGAAAAGATCCAGCAGGACATGCGTGACGACAGAACACGTTTAAATTCTTGTTGTTCATGCAAGATAAgcaattttcttccaaatataAGGCAACTAAAACCTTGTTTTTATTAGGAAATTACAAATACACACTGAAAAACGCTACTTAAACCACAAAATTCATATGGGTTCAGCAGAAATCATCATTATTCCAACAAATTTAATGAAGAAAGCAGCAATTCATGACAATTCCAAGTATTTGAAGTTCATCAAAGTCCACCACACACCTGGAAGCCATTTGCTTCATCATCCTTATCCACCAAAGAAGATGCCACTGATGCAGCGGACCGTGCCACAGTCGAAGCACCAGCAGAAACAATCTTCATGTAACTAGAAAAAGCACGAAACGAACTTGATATGAACTCATGAGCACGCCCAGAGCGCGGTACGGTTCCCTGTTGTTTTACAGCTCTATCATTCCCCATCCCCAGAATCGAAGTGCAAAATAATCTCCAAATTCCACTCTAATCATAACCCCACCCTGTTTCTTGTCAATCCCCAGCAATTactaaaaggaaagaaacagCCCCTCTAAATTTCA
This genomic interval carries:
- the LOC111788659 gene encoding autophagy-related protein 18f-like isoform X1, which translates into the protein MGNDRAVKQQGTVPRSGRAHEFISSSFRAFSSYMKIVSAGASTVARSAASVASSLVDKDDEANGFQVNWAGFDKLEWDDNVVRSVLLLGYRSGFQVWDVEEANNVQDLVSRYDGSVSYMQVLPRPIPSMRSGDKFTESRPLLVLSAYGSITAGFKIQDRIATSGNAAVPKVQELADAGFMPTFVRFYSLKSQTYVHELKFRSVVYSVRCSPLVVAISLVTQIHCINATTLETEHIIHTNPVASGFLGSGGGIGYGPLALGPRWLAYSGSPITASNVGRVTPQHLKPSASLSHSSLNGSLVAHYAKESSKQLAAGLVTIGDKGIKKLSRYYSELLPDSNNSHQPGAHGLNGIGYLKDHVADADSVGMVIVKDIISKSVITQFRAHKSPISALCFDPSGTILVTASIQGHNINVFNITPSSSSNSPVSSTGASYRHLYRLQRGFTNAVIQDISFSYDSNWIMISSSRGTSHLFAINPAGGQVPSTSSAIRTDGLVVPARQTVRLVDSGLHMPRKQNECATGGPMTLSAVSRIHHGSNGWRGTVSSAAAAATGRIGSVTGAIASAFHNCKGNAFPVDHGSSEARYHILVFTPTGSMIQYVLRVGLDSAIALPISSTALDLVPEFDARVAVEAVQKWNISQKQNRRARDNNVDIYGDNGALDCNKNYCGEMNGKPIVLEASGTVSKAKTCTEEQHHLYISEAELQMHADRTPLWTKPEIYFQVMARDGVKGDETDQLGETEIERIPTRMVEARSKDLVPVFNHLQSPIISQTRSLNRNSDQLLLHQKSDLFENGRQSRRNDVSPDGSVISNGPKGTGKHGYKMVTETKGVVNGYEGPRSSHPELDNVNNCTESLSMECCQPKSVNNHESGVEVEDDFEGICDLFD
- the LOC111788659 gene encoding autophagy-related protein 18f-like isoform X2, translating into MGNDRAVKQQGTVPRSGRAHEFISSSFRAFSSYMKIVSAGASTVARSAASVASSLVDKDDEANGFQVNWAGFDKLEWDDNVVRSVLLLGYRSGFQVWDVEEANNVQDLVSRYDGSVSYMQVLPRPIPSMRSGDKFTESRPLLVLSAYGSITAGFKIQDRIATSGNAAVPKVQELADAGFMPTFVRFYSLKSQTYVHELKFRSVVYSVRCSPLVVAISLVTQIHCINATTLETEHIIHTNPVASGFLGSGGGIGYGPLALGPRWLAYSGSPITASNVGRVTPQHLKPSASLSHSSLNGSLVAHYAKESSKQLAAGLVTIGDKGIKKLSRYYSELLPDSNNSHQPGAHGLNGIGYLKDHVADADSVGMVIVKDIISKSVITQFRAHKSPISALCFDPSGTILVTASIQGHNINVFNITPSSSSNSPVSSTGASYRHLYRLQRGFTNAVIQDISFSYDSNWIMISSSRGTSHLFAINPAGGQVPSTSSAIRTDGLVVPARQTVRLVDSGLHMPRKQNECATGGPMTLSAVSRIHHGSNGWRGTVSSAAAAATGRIGSVTGAIASAFHNCKGNAFPVDHGSSEARYHILVFTPTGSMIQYVLRVGLDSAIALPISSTALDLVPEFDARVAVEAVQKWNISQKQNRRARDNNVDIYGDNGALDCNKNYCGEMNGKPIVLEASGTVSKAKTCTEEQHHLYISEAELQMHADRTPLWTKPEIYFQVMARDGVKGDETDQLGETEIERIPTRMVEARSKDLVPVFNHLQSPIISQTR